Proteins from a genomic interval of Primulina tabacum isolate GDLZ voucher LSFC59-2 chloroplast, complete genome:
- the rbcL gene encoding ribulose-1,5-bisphosphate carboxylase/oxygenase large subunit, translated as MSPQTETKASVGFKAGVKEYKLTYYTPEYETKDTDILAAFRVTPQPGVPPEEAGAAVAAESSTGTWTTVWTDGLTSLDRYKGRCYHIEPVPGETDQYICYVAYPLDLFEEGSVTNMFTSIVGNVFGFKALRALRLEDLRIPTAYIKTFQGPPHGIQVERDKLNKYGRPLLGCTIKPKLGLSAKNYGRAVYECLRGGLDFTKDDENVNSQPFMRWRDRFLFCAEAIYKAQAETGEIKGHYLNATAGTCEEMMKRAIFARELGVPIIMHDYLTGGFTANTSLAHYCRDNGLLLHIHRAMHAVIDRQKNHGIHFRVLAKALRMSGGDHIHAGTVVGKLEGERDITLGFVDLLRDDFIPKDRSRGIYFTQDWVSLPGVIPVASGGIHVWHMPALTEIFGDDSVLQFGGGTLGHPWGNAPGAVANRVALEACVQARNEGRDLAAEGNAIIREACKWSPELAAACEVWKEIKFEFQAMDTLDEPKS; from the coding sequence ATGTCACCACAAACAGAAACTAAAGCAAGTGTTGGATTCAAAGCGGGTGTTAAAGAGTACAAATTGACTTATTATACTCCTGAATACGAAACCAAAGATACTGATATCTTGGCAGCATTCCGAGTAACTCCTCAACCTGGAGTTCCGCCTGAAGAAGCAGGGGCGGCGGTCGCTGCCGAATCTTCTACTGGTACATGGACAACTGTGTGGACCGATGGGCTTACCAGCCTTGATCGTTACAAAGGGCGATGCTACCACATCGAGCCCGTTCCTGGAGAAACAGATCAATATATCTGTTATGTAGCTTACCCTTTAGACCTTTTTGAAGAAGGTTCTGTTACTAACATGTTTACTTCCATTGTAGGCAATGTATTTGGATTCAAAGCCCTTCGTGCTCTACGTCTGGAAGATCTGCGAATCCCTACTGCTTATATTAAAACTTTCCAAGGCCCGCCTCATGGGATCCAAGTTGAAAGAGATAAATTGAACAAGTATGGTCGTCCCCTGTTGGGATGTACTATTAAACCAAAACTGGGCTTATCTGCTAAAAACTACGGTAGAGCGGTTTATGAATGTCTTCGCGGCGGACTTGATTTTACCAAAGATGACGAGAACGTGAACTCCCAGCCATTTATGCGTTGGAGAGATCGTTTCTTATTTTGTGCCGAAGCCATTTATAAAGCACAGGCTGAAACAGGTGAAATCAAAGGGCATTACTTGAATGCTACTGCGGGTACATGCGAAGAAATGATGAAAAGGGCTATATTTGCTAGAGAATTGGGAGTTCCTATCATAATGCATGACTACTTAACAGGAGGATTCACTGCAAATACTAGCTTGGCTCATTATTGCCGAGATAATGGCCTACTTCTTCACATTCATCGTGCAATGCATGCAGTTATTGATAGACAGAAGAATCATGGTATACACTTCCGTGTATTAGCTAAAGCGTTACGTATGTCTGGTGGAGATCACATTCACGCTGGTACCGTAGTAGGTAAACTTGAAGGAGAAAGAGACATCACTTTGGGCTTTGTTGATTTACTGCGTGATGATTTTATTCCAAAAGATCGAAGTCGCGGTATTTATTTCACTCAAGATTGGGTCTCTCTACCGGGTGTTATTCCCGTAGCTTCAGGTGGTATTCACGTTTGGCATATGCCTGCTCTGACCGAGATCTTTGGGGATGATTCTGTACTACAGTTCGGTGGAGGAACTTTAGGACACCCTTGGGGTAATGCGCCAGGTGCCGTAGCTAACCGAGTAGCTCTAGAAGCATGTGTACAAGCTCGTAATGAAGGACGTGATCTTGCTGCTGAGGGTAATGCAATTATCCGTGAGGCTTGCAAATGGAGTCCTGAACTAGCTGCCGCTTGTGAGGTATGGAAAGAGATCAAATTTGAATTTCAAGCGATGGATACTTTGGATGAGCCAAAAAGCTAA
- the atpB gene encoding ATP synthase CF1 beta subunit produces MIINPTTSGSGVSALEKKKLGRIVQIIGPVLDVAFPPGKMPNIYNALVVKGRDTVGQPINVTCEVQQLLGNNRVRAVAMSATDGLMRGMEVIDTGAPLSVPVGGATLGRIFNVLGEPVDNLGPVDTRTTFPIHRSAPAFIQLDTKLSIFETGIKVVDLLAPYRRGGKIGLFGGAGVGKTVLIMELINNIAKAHGGVSVFGGVGERTREGNDLYMEMKESGVINEENIAESKVALVYGQMNEPPGARMRVGLTALTMAEYFRDVNEQDVLLFIDNIFRFVQAGSEVSALLGRMPSAVGYQPTLSTEMGSLQERITSTKKGSITSIQAVYVPADDLTDPAPATTFAHLDATTVLSRGLAAKGIYPAVDPLDSTSTMLQPRIVGEEHYETAQRVKQTLQRYKELQDIIAILGLDELSEEDRLTVARARKIERFLSQPFFVAEVFTGSSGKYVDLAETIRGFQSILSGELDGLPEQAFYLVGNIDEVTTKAVNLEMESNLKK; encoded by the coding sequence ATGATAATTAATCCTACTACTTCTGGGTCTGGGGTTTCCGCGCTTGAAAAAAAAAAACTGGGGCGTATCGTCCAAATCATAGGTCCGGTACTAGATGTAGCCTTTCCGCCGGGTAAGATGCCGAATATTTATAACGCTCTGGTAGTTAAAGGTCGAGATACTGTTGGTCAACCAATTAATGTGACTTGTGAGGTACAGCAATTATTAGGAAATAATCGAGTTAGAGCTGTAGCTATGAGTGCTACAGATGGTTTGATGAGAGGAATGGAAGTGATTGATACAGGAGCTCCTCTAAGTGTTCCGGTCGGTGGAGCAACTCTGGGACGAATTTTCAATGTGCTTGGAGAGCCTGTTGATAATTTAGGTCCTGTAGATACTCGTACAACATTTCCTATTCATCGATCTGCGCCTGCCTTTATACAGTTAGATACAAAATTATCTATTTTTGAAACAGGAATTAAAGTAGTAGATCTTTTAGCCCCTTATCGCCGTGGGGGAAAAATCGGACTGTTTGGGGGAGCTGGGGTTGGTAAAACGGTACTCATTATGGAATTGATTAACAATATTGCCAAAGCCCACGGGGGCGTATCCGTATTTGGCGGAGTGGGTGAACGTACTCGTGAAGGAAACGATCTTTACATGGAAATGAAAGAATCTGGAGTGATTAATGAAGAAAATATTGCAGAATCAAAAGTGGCTCTAGTTTATGGCCAGATGAATGAACCGCCGGGAGCTCGTATGAGAGTTGGTTTAACTGCCCTAACGATGGCGGAATATTTCCGAGATGTTAATGAACAAGACGTACTTCTATTTATCGACAATATCTTCCGTTTCGTACAAGCAGGATCCGAAGTATCGGCCTTATTGGGTAGAATGCCTTCCGCTGTCGGTTATCAACCTACTCTGAGTACCGAAATGGGTTCTTTACAAGAAAGAATTACTTCTACGAAAAAAGGGTCCATAACTTCTATTCAAGCAGTTTATGTACCTGCAGACGATTTGACGGATCCTGCTCCTGCTACGACATTTGCACATTTAGATGCTACTACCGTACTCTCAAGAGGATTAGCTGCCAAAGGTATCTATCCAGCAGTAGATCCTTTAGATTCAACTTCAACCATGCTTCAACCTCGGATCGTTGGTGAGGAACATTATGAAACTGCGCAAAGAGTTAAGCAAACTTTACAACGTTATAAAGAACTTCAGGACATTATAGCTATCCTCGGGTTGGACGAATTATCCGAAGAGGATCGTTTAACTGTAGCAAGAGCGCGAAAAATTGAGCGTTTCTTATCACAACCCTTTTTTGTAGCAGAAGTATTTACCGGTTCTTCAGGTAAATATGTTGATTTAGCAGAAACCATTAGAGGGTTTCAATCGATCCTTTCCGGAGAATTAGATGGTCTTCCTGAACAAGCCTTTTATTTGGTAGGTAATATCGATGAAGTTACCACGAAGGCTGTGAACTTAGAAATGGAGAGCAATTTGAAGAAATGA